The sequence CGAAAACTCGAAACCAAAAAATCACTGGTGAATCCATGAACAATTCAAAGCATACCCAAAAAAAATTCCCATCTATTTAACTCTATAGGGTCTTCTGATTACAGCCACTGGACACCAACTATGCCGGAAAAACAGAGGATGACATCAAGTTTCCGGGAACAGTTGCATCATATTCCCAATTGAGACAAAATTCTCTAATGGTAAAAATTAATCCTAAACCTACACAGCAAAATGCCTCTTCATCTTATAAGATTATGATTAAACTACTTACCGTCAACACTTCCGAGTGCACCAATCACGAAACCAATTTTGTCAAAACACTCCAGCGAAAAAAACCACGATGCACGTGTTAGATTTTACGCAGAAACAGCATTCTGCTGCGGTCCACTTGAACGTCCACCCCTCCCTCGCACCTGATAAACATCTCCACTGCGCCCGGCTGGACCCCCTCTGCCTCGGCCTGAGAATTCGCCCCTGCTCACATACTCGCTTCTGCCAAAGCTCCGGCCACCACCATAGTTCCCGCGGCCTCTAAAGCTGTCATTCCGGAACCCTCCCCTTCCAGCTGGATGAAATCTACCTCTTGCACTGCTACCAACTGGAAAAACAAGCATTCTACGTGCATGAGCTTTCAAATATCTTCCGATGACACATTCCATTGGATTAGCGAAGGATAACAGCATAAATTGTATGTCCACTTACCTCGAGTTGTAGTTCTCTTTATCTCGATGACAGCTTGACGGCCACCGATAGTGATTGGTGAAGCCTGAAACATTAGGTTCTCTTATTAGATACGGAAGAAACCCAATCAAACATCAGAAATAGTACAAGTGAAACATGAATGAAGTTTTACAGGCACTCctaaaaacttaaaacaacaatgAAGTTTATTCGAATGCCTAAAACTATGACAACTCAAACTACATGCACTTAGAGCTTAAATTAACACGCTATGAAACTAGATTGAACAGAGTACCAAAATACAAGCCCGACAATAAGACAGTGGAAGAAAGAATTGCCATATCCTATTCATATTGTTCAAGTCTGACAGACTTGGTTTTcaggagagagagaaatcaaGAGAGAATGATGGAAATTAATAATACAGCAGCATCCAGATCTTTTAGAAATCATATTTCAGAGAGcagaaattaataaataaaataatagaccTACCTGGATGGCACTATTCATGGAACTTGAAGACTCAAACTCAACAAATCCAAAACAGTGGCCCTGGAGCTGCACACACAAAATAGCATGGAAGGGGTGAGAAATGTGTCAGAAAATTTAGATCCGGGCAGGATATACTTTTGGGATGCAAGACATTTTAACACTAACTTTCTTATTCCGGACTTGGACTCCTCCTTGCTTTATTGGTCcaaatttcttgaattcttcCTCAAGCTGATCAGACGTCACGTTTAAGGGCAAATTCCTTATGTAAACAGAATAGCCCTCGACTATAACGAATGCAATTGTGTCattatataaacaaaataaaatgattaaATTTAGATACATGcaaatttacaaaatatattttatttttatttagattttcaaataaaaaaactagcaaatataaacagaagaaaaaaggggaaaaagtcAGAAAAACCAAGCATACCTTCCTCATTACTATCACCACTCTCTAGGGCACTAGTGCTAGTTGGGGCTGATGCTTCAGGCACCGAAGCAGGTGCAGTTGACCCAGGCAAACTAGTTTCCGCTTTCTTAGGAGCCACTCTTACAGTATTAGTAGGCACATATACCTTATTTGGCCCTGGACTCCCTTTGGGAACTCTAACCTACAATAACATTTGATAACTTTTGTAAGTCTTTAAGAAAAATTATGGCCAAAGGAAAAACTTGTGCCCCTTAACTCACAATTGATGCATACGACTTCTTTGGTGTATCCTCTTGTGCTGTCATAGAATCTGGCTCAACTGCCACAGAGACATTGTTTCCATTTGAATAAGATGGGGGTTCCACGTCAGATTCTTTAGCGGATTGTCTCTCATGGTCCGATGTGTCATACGTTTTCTCAACAACAATTAAATTCTCTTCAACTTGAGTAGTTTCCAGATCAGGCGCAGGAGGATCAAGAGCATGAGTTGGCTCTGCAAACAAATAATACGAAGTGTAAACAAGTTCCTGCTACAATACCAAAACTAGAGTAACGAAAAAGAACAGAAAATGTATGATAGGATTACCTGGATCCTGGCTTGAGAGAACTGTTGTGGCATCATTAACTTCATTAACTGAATGGTTTTCAAACAGTTGTCCATCTTCCACAAATCTAAAGACATCATTCAATACAAAGAACCCATTGTCTTGAGGGGCAAGAAAAAATGATTGGGCAAATTTCCTTTTCAAGTTATCCTTTCCCGTTAAACATCCAGTAACTAACACAGTCACCCCTTCTTTAAAAGACTTCTGAGCATCAGCGGTCATTATCTCAGCCTTATATTCGTTGTAATTTAATGAAAGGATCTTCTCATTGATTCCCTGCTCCAAGaaaaaattgacagaaaataAGACTAATGACCTTGGGAATTTGAGAGCATGGCAGCGTCTGCAGGACTGAACATTCAAATAAGTATTAAAGAGGCCAAAAAAGCAAcagattaaaacttaaaaagacCACGCGCAAATGATCAGGTAAACAATCAATGTGCTTCAATAGTTCAGCGGACCATAGGGTATCCAAAACATCAAACATAAAAGAACTGCCTCTATGAGTCGCCAACATGCATTTGTTTATTGATGTACTCTTTGATGGTTTTAGCACATTTTTTCAACAAATGTTCCATACTTGCAAAGTGGTCTCTGATGTCATAGACCATTGGCAATGACacccagaaaaaataaaaacttggcGACCAAAAACTTACTTGCATAGTGGTCACTGATGTCATCACACCATTAGAATCAGGCCGGCTTAGTACACTTGAATCCTGATAAAACCGATGGACTATGCCTGGGTTATTGTGAAGAATATGGTAATACTGCTCAATGAAAGCATTTCCAACAAGTTGGGCACTAGGAGTGGGTGGAGGAATTGCTGTCTGCAAGGCCATTCTGCGCAAAAAATCCAGAAATAAAATACCACTACACAATtgttcatatctcatcaaaccAATCACTAAAAGATAACTAACTCAAAACCACAAGGGGTAATGGAACcttaaaaaaaatccataaatTAAACATAACAATAGGCACATAAAATGTATCAAAGGCACTAAAGAACTAATCTTTCTTtcgaagaaagaaaagaagtaaAGTAATAACTGCAAATAGATAGTAGGAACTAAGAACTTATGGACCATTATGATTACATTGCCTGGATATATAACAGGAAGGAGCTAACGATACAAAATACGACTTTCTTATAAAGAAAACTCAAGAGACAAGCGCAAAGAGAAGCCGAAACCACCACATTCTGAGAGAAGCCATAGAACCACCATAAATTACAACCATTTTCCATAAAACCGAGAACAACATAATCTGCTCAGTGAGCACTGAAAATTTAGGCAAATCCCAAAATTTGAGAGAACAAACTGAAAAAACCTAAATCCTTTGAAGCAGCAGAACCACATTACCTGGATCCAAACGCGGTAAAGCTCAAGaactaaaccctaaaaccaacCTCATACTCCAAAAATACACAAAACCCATCTCATAAAATCAGAGAAATTGACAACCAGCCCAACGTTCACACTCGCCGGGCacaaaatcataaaataaaatccatTAATCCACCAATTAGGGCAATGCGTCATCCCATAAATTAGTAAAAATCCGAGCAACAATACGATTCAAAtaacagaaaaaaaattagcttCATGGAATCTAAAATACAACGTAGAAAATTACACAGTAAGTAAGTTAGATGGAATAATCAGAGAAATGAACGCGAATAAAAGTTACCCTTTTGTTGGAATGCTATATAGGTTTGGGAGTGACAGAGATTTGGGGTCGATGGAGATGGTAGGGTACCTTCCGCAAAAcaagagtgagtgagtgagtgagtgagtgagtgagacTGTGAGAGCGAgcgagagagagggaaagacg is a genomic window of Malus domestica chromosome 09, GDT2T_hap1 containing:
- the LOC114819155 gene encoding nuclear transport factor 2-like — its product is MALQTAIPPPTPSAQLVGNAFIEQYYHILHNNPGIVHRFYQDSSVLSRPDSNGVMTSVTTMQGINEKILSLNYNEYKAEIMTADAQKSFKEGVTVLVTGCLTGKDNLKRKFAQSFFLAPQDNGFFVLNDVFRFVEDGQLFENHSVNEVNDATTVLSSQDPEPTHALDPPAPDLETTQVEENLIVVEKTYDTSDHERQSAKESDVEPPSYSNGNNVSVAVEPDSMTAQEDTPKKSYASIVRVPKGSPGPNKVYVPTNTVRVAPKKAETSLPGSTAPASVPEASAPTSTSALESGDSNEEVEGYSVYIRNLPLNVTSDQLEEEFKKFGPIKQGGVQVRNKKLQGHCFGFVEFESSSSMNSAIQASPITIGGRQAVIEIKRTTTRVGSSARGRFHPAGRGGFRNDSFRGRGNYGGGRSFGRSEYVSRGEFSGRGRGGPAGRSGDVYQVRGRGGRSSGPQQNAVSA